One genomic region from Corvus hawaiiensis isolate bCorHaw1 chromosome 21, bCorHaw1.pri.cur, whole genome shotgun sequence encodes:
- the LRRC26 gene encoding leucine-rich repeat-containing protein 26 — protein MQVCSRVSRGMNASGRTEPSAAQHRQPAPPGSAGSTGQGEARGSREPVRGAIPARRVREPSVPQGAAMGCRRVPGPVLALLLLLCPPPSPACPAACRCAPGEADCSERGLREVPWSLPTNTSALRLGYNFITVLGPRSFPALPELRLLSLAHNRLELIHGQALLGLGALQELDLSHNLLTVLTPETFLPLTSLATLNLGSNRLGELEPGVLGALPQLRALLLQDNPWVCSCGILPLWRWLSHNREKVREKSLLLCRVPEQLNKYPIMAFGDESFRQCQGTSLSSQQYITFFIIGPFSFIASIFFCTFMGSLIVFYHSLHRESHCWRRPRICRVH, from the exons atgCAGGTTTGCAGCCGGGTGAGCAGGGGGATGAATGCGAGCGGCCGCACGGAGCCGAGCGCTGCCCAGCACCGCCAGCCAGCCCCGCCGGGCTCAGCCGGGAGCACGGGGCAGGGCGAGGCGCGGGGCTCTAGGGAACCTGTCCGCGGGGCAATCCCAGCACGGCGGGTCAGGGAGCCCTCTGTGCCTCAGGGGGCGGCCATGGGCTGCCGGAGGGTGCCCGGCCCcgtgctggccctgctgctgctcctgtgccctcCGCCCTCGCCAGCCTGCCCGGCCGCCTGCCGCTGCGCCCCGGGAGAGGCGGACTGCAGCGAGCGGGGCCTCCGCGAGGTGCCCTGGAGCCTCCCGACCAACACCAGCGCCCTGCGGCTCGGCTACAACTTCATCACCGTGCTGGGGCCGCGCTCCTTCCCTGCGCTGCCGGAGCTGcggctgctcagcctggcccaCAACCGCCTGGAGCTGATCCACGGCCAGGCGCTGCTGGGGCTCGGGGCGCTGCAGGAGCTGGACCTCAGCCACAACCTCCTCACGGTGCTGACCCCCGAGACCTTCCTGCCCCTCACCAGCCTGGCCACGCTCAACCTGGGCAGCAacaggctgggggagctggagcCTGGGGTGCTGGGCGCCTTGCCTCAGCTCCGAGCCCTTctgctgcaggacaacccctgGGTGTGCAGCTGCGgcatcctgcccctctggcGCTGGCTCAGCCACAACAGGGAGAAAGTGCGAG AGAAGAGTTTGCTCCTGTGCAGAGTTCCGGAGCAGCTGAACAAGTATCCGATCATGGCCTTTGGGGATGAGTCCTTCAGGCAATGCCAGGGGACCTCGCTGTCCTCCCAGCAGTACATCACCTTCTTCATCATTGGACCCTTCTCCTTCATCGCCAGCATCTTCTTCTGCACCTTCATGGGGTCCCTCATAGTGTTCTACCACAGCCTGCACCGGGAATCCCACTGCTGGAGGAGACCCCGCATCTGCAGGGTGCACTGA